From Actinosynnema mirum DSM 43827, a single genomic window includes:
- a CDS encoding glycoside hydrolase family 43 protein, translating into MGTPIIPGFHPDPSVCRVGGDYYLVCSSFEYFPGIPVFHSRDLLTWEQIGNALDRPEQLRLAGATSSGGLYAPTLRHHGGKFWLIVTNVSGGGNLLFHAEDPAGPWSDPLPLPGVHGIDPDLAWDEDGNCWCTCAGVSQVRIDTTTGEALGGQTRIWSGSPGAKAPEAPHLHRVGEHWYLLIAEGGTERGHAVSVARGDSVNGPFTPCPDNPVLTHRGTDDPVQNTGHADLVQAVDGTWWLVLLGVRPGGGSPGWHVLGRETFLAPVTWVDGWPVVGEPVTAPPRPAEPVREDFDSPELHPRWISVRERSPERCATTARPGSLTLRAAEGDPEGAFVGRRQQHPSFVARAAVDAGGGEGGLVLRLDERHQYSVELSGGRAVAWAHVGPLRVEVGSAEVGPGEVVLEIEVAETRVITDPRTGPDEVALRVVAAGGARAELAVLDGRYLSTEVAGGFTGRVVGVRATSGQVHVDWFDYEPVDPATA; encoded by the coding sequence ATGGGCACCCCGATCATCCCCGGTTTCCACCCCGATCCGAGCGTGTGCCGGGTGGGCGGGGACTACTACCTGGTCTGCTCCAGCTTCGAGTACTTCCCCGGAATCCCCGTCTTCCACAGCCGGGACCTGCTGACCTGGGAGCAGATCGGCAACGCCCTCGACCGCCCCGAGCAGCTGCGGCTGGCGGGCGCGACCTCCTCCGGCGGGCTGTACGCGCCGACGCTGCGGCACCACGGCGGCAAGTTCTGGCTGATCGTCACGAACGTCTCCGGCGGCGGGAACCTGCTCTTCCACGCCGAGGACCCGGCGGGCCCGTGGTCCGACCCGCTGCCGCTGCCCGGCGTGCACGGCATCGACCCGGACCTGGCGTGGGACGAGGACGGGAACTGCTGGTGCACCTGCGCCGGGGTGAGCCAGGTGCGGATCGACACCACCACCGGGGAGGCGCTCGGCGGGCAGACGCGGATCTGGTCGGGCAGCCCCGGCGCGAAGGCCCCCGAGGCGCCGCACCTCCACCGGGTGGGCGAGCACTGGTACCTGCTGATCGCCGAGGGCGGCACCGAGCGCGGGCACGCGGTGTCGGTGGCGCGCGGCGATTCGGTGAACGGTCCGTTCACCCCCTGCCCGGACAACCCGGTCCTGACCCACCGGGGCACCGACGACCCGGTGCAGAACACCGGGCACGCCGACCTGGTGCAGGCGGTGGACGGCACCTGGTGGCTGGTGCTGCTGGGCGTGCGGCCGGGCGGCGGGTCGCCGGGCTGGCACGTGCTGGGCCGGGAGACGTTCCTGGCCCCGGTGACCTGGGTCGACGGCTGGCCGGTGGTCGGCGAGCCGGTGACCGCTCCCCCGCGCCCGGCCGAGCCGGTGCGGGAGGACTTCGACTCGCCGGAGCTGCACCCGCGCTGGATCTCGGTGCGGGAGCGCTCCCCCGAGCGGTGCGCCACCACCGCCCGGCCGGGCTCGCTCACGCTGCGCGCCGCCGAGGGCGACCCGGAGGGCGCGTTCGTCGGCCGACGCCAGCAGCACCCGTCGTTCGTGGCGCGCGCCGCCGTCGACGCGGGCGGCGGCGAGGGCGGGCTGGTGCTGCGCCTGGACGAGCGGCACCAGTACTCGGTGGAGCTCTCCGGCGGACGGGCGGTGGCGTGGGCGCACGTCGGGCCGCTGCGCGTGGAGGTCGGCAGCGCCGAGGTCGGGCCGGGCGAGGTGGTGCTGGAGATCGAGGTCGCCGAGACCCGCGTGATCACCGACCCGCGCACCGGTCCCGACGAGGTGGCGCTGCGGGTGGTCGCGGCAGGCGGCGCGCGCGCCGAGCTGGCGGTGCTGGACGGGCGCTACCTGTCCACCGAGGTCGCGGGCGGCTTCACCGGCCGGGTGGTCGGCGTGCGGGCCACGAGCGGGCAGGTGCACGTCGACTGGTTCGACTACGAGCCCGTCGACCCCGCCACGGCCTGA
- a CDS encoding nuclear transport factor 2 family protein: MVLGERRPAPHSDVVTAAGVDHVRLSYLYADEGDVEGLESLLHLDPQVGAPPEVAHGGRPEVLQVLAPVGAAPGRHLLSRVIAEGDCVAAVGRLTTARAEVEFADIFTIGPDGLLAGCRRFYSATSP; this comes from the coding sequence ATGGTCCTCGGCGAACGGCGGCCCGCGCCGCACAGCGACGTGGTGACGGCGGCGGGCGTCGACCACGTCCGGCTCTCGTACCTGTACGCGGACGAGGGCGACGTGGAGGGACTGGAGTCGTTGCTGCACCTGGACCCGCAGGTCGGAGCGCCGCCGGAGGTCGCGCACGGCGGCAGGCCGGAGGTGCTGCAGGTGCTCGCGCCGGTCGGAGCGGCGCCCGGCAGGCACCTGCTGTCGCGGGTGATCGCGGAAGGCGACTGCGTCGCGGCTGTGGGCAGGCTCACCACGGCGCGGGCGGAGGTCGAATTCGCGGACATCTTCACCATCGGCCCGGACGGGCTGTTGGCGGGGTGCAGGCGTTTCTATTCCGCGACCTCGCCGTGA